TTTGTTTAAATGATTATTCTTTTAACTAGAGATGTAGACCCTATTCAATATTGTCTTAAGTACACGTTTCGAACCAGATACTATTTGTAATTTATTGACTGAAACTTTATTTGCAATTAATTCCTCCTTTGCTTGATACAAAGGGAGCATGCTATCTTATTTGTAAGGGAAAAATGAAACGAGTTTTAACTTAAAGCCTCCTCAATAGCATTTCCAAATAAATCAGTTAAAGAAATACCTGCTACTTTTGCTTGCATTGGTAATAAACTTTCAGTGGTTAAACCAGGAACCGTATTTATTTCTAAAAAATAAGGTTCGTCACCAATAAAGATATATTCAGCTCTCGAAAAACCTTTCATACCTAAAACTTTATAAACATGTGCTGCAGCCGCATTTACATTCTGTAATTTTTGTTCTGAAATACGTGCAGGAGTAATCTCTTGACTTTTACCTAAATATTTGGCCTCATAATCGAAAAAATCATTTTCTGTAACAATTTCCGTTGGTGCCAACACTTTTACTTTTCCTTCATATTCTATAACACCAATAGAAACTTCGGTACCATCTAAAAAAGATTCAATTAAAATTTCAGAATCTTCTTTAAAAGCAGTTTTTAAAGCTTCAGTGAGCTGCTCCTTTTTCGAAACTTTAGAAATTCCAAAACTGGAACCCGCATTATTAGGTTTTACAAAACAAGGTAATCCTACTTTTTTAAATATGGCATCTTCATTTATGGTATCACCTTCATTTAAATATATGGAAGTTGCCGTTTTAATACCGTAGGCTTTTACCACACTTAAAGTATCACGCTTATTAAAGGTCAATGCCATTTGATAAAAAGGTGCGGAAGTATGTTTAATCCCTAACAATTTGAAATAGGCTAGAATCACACCATTTTCTCCAGGGTTACCATGAATGGCGTTAAAAACACAATCAAAAGTGATTTTTTTTCCGTTAATTTCAGTAGAAAAATCATGCTTGTTAATTGGGTATTCGGTGCTGTTATCATCTAACGCTACCCATTTTTCTTTTAAAATATGAACACGAAAAGGGCTGTAATGATCCCTGTTTAGGTTATTAAAAACTACATTTCCACTTTTTAAAGAAATTTCCACTTCGGAGGAATAGCCTCCCATAATAATAGCTATATTCTGCATTCTAATAATTTGATAAACAAAAGTATCAAAAAAACAGATAGCTTTTTTCTTTTTTGTGTAAGTTTGTAATGTTAACAAAACATTTATGAAACTACTTCAGTATTTAAAAAGTAAAATTTTTATTAGAACCATTATTTTAATGGGGATTATTGTGATTGCATTGATTTTTGGACTAAAAGCCATGATGAGTTATACCACAAATCACGATCAAAAAATATTGGTTCCAGACTTGAAAAAGATGTCTTTATCAGATACTGAAACTACGTTATCTAATCTTAATTTAAATTTTGTTATTCAAGATTCTGCAAGTTACAATCCTGATTATCCGCCAAAGTCGGTTATTGATCAAGATCCAGAGGCGGGAGATTTTGTTAAGGATGGTCGTAAAATATATTTAACGCTAAACCCATCAAGCTATAAAAAAATAGCGATGCCTGATTTGTTGAATAAAACGAAAAGACAAGTAGAGACACATTTAAAATCTATTGGGTTTAAAATTGGAAAATATCAATATATACCTGATCTAGGTAAAGATGTAGTTCGTAAAATGAAATATAAAGGCAAAGAATTAGAGATGGGAGATTTAGTTCCAAAAAACTCTTTAATAGACTTGGTGTTGGGAGACGGAACTGGTGATGGAACGAGCGTTAGTACTGATGAAGGAACTGATGAAAATTAATCATGTCTGAACAAGAAATAGAATTAGATCAGGATGATTTGTATGAGCATTATAAGTTTACGGCTTCTACTGGTCAAGACCCTTTAAGGGTAGATAAATTTTTAATGAACTTTATTGAAAATGCTACTCGTAATAAAATTCAACAAGCCATAAAAGCGGGTAATGTATTGGTGAATGATGTTGCTGTAAAATCAAATCATAAGGTAAAACCATTTGATGTAGTTCGTGTAGTATTGGCACATCCACCGCATGAAAACTTATTAGTTGCTGAAGATATTCCCATAGATATCGTTTATGAAGATGATGATGTAATGGTGGTTAACAAACCCGCGGGAATGGTTGTACATCCAGGTCACGGAAATTATAGTGGTACATTGGTTAATGGATTAATCCATCATATTGAAAATTTACCAACAAACTCAAATGAACGTCCCGGCTTAGTGCATCGTATTGATAAAGATACGAGTGGATTATTAGTTGTAGCTAAGACTGAGCATGCCATGTCTCATTTGTCCAATCAGTTTTATGATAGAACTACAGAGCGTTTGTATTATGCTTTAGTTTGGGGTAATGTAGAAGGTGAAGAAGGTACTATTGAAGGTAATATAGGTAGAAGCTTAAAAAACCGCTTGCAAATGAGCGTTTTTCCTGATGGAGAACACGGTAAACATGCGGTTACACATTATAAAGTATTAGAACGATTTAGTTATGTTACACTAGTTCAATGTAAATTAGAAACAGGCCGTACGCATCAAATTAGAGCCCATTTTAAGCATATTGGTCACACTTTATTTAATGATGAACGTTACGGTGGAAATGCCGTTTTAAAAGGAACTACGTTTACTAAATACAAGCAATTTGTTGACAATTGTTTTAAGGTCCTACCAAGGCAGGCCTTACATGCTAAAACCTTAGGTTTTGAACATCCAACAACTGGAGAGTTTATGCGATTTAATTCTGAAATACCGGAAGATATTGTTCAGTGTTTAGAAAAATGGAGAACGTATACGGTTAACCAAAAGGAATAAATTACTTTTCTAAAATATGATGGTCTAAGACAAAACACGTAAAATCACCTTCAAAAACCAACTCTTTTATTTGATTGGTTACTTTTACTATAACAGTTACTTTTTTACCCTTAGTTTCGGTAACTTCAGCAATAGCGGTTAATTCATCATTTAGAACTACTGGTTTTAAATATTTAGTATCTACTTTTCCTAATACAACGGTAGGTTCGTTAATGGCAACCATAGCGGCATAATCTGCCAATCCAAAAGTAAAACTACCATGAGCCAAGTTGAAAGTGTCAACAACCAT
The nucleotide sequence above comes from Aureibaculum algae. Encoded proteins:
- a CDS encoding PASTA domain-containing protein, which gives rise to MKLLQYLKSKIFIRTIILMGIIVIALIFGLKAMMSYTTNHDQKILVPDLKKMSLSDTETTLSNLNLNFVIQDSASYNPDYPPKSVIDQDPEAGDFVKDGRKIYLTLNPSSYKKIAMPDLLNKTKRQVETHLKSIGFKIGKYQYIPDLGKDVVRKMKYKGKELEMGDLVPKNSLIDLVLGDGTGDGTSVSTDEGTDEN
- a CDS encoding RluA family pseudouridine synthase; the encoded protein is MSEQEIELDQDDLYEHYKFTASTGQDPLRVDKFLMNFIENATRNKIQQAIKAGNVLVNDVAVKSNHKVKPFDVVRVVLAHPPHENLLVAEDIPIDIVYEDDDVMVVNKPAGMVVHPGHGNYSGTLVNGLIHHIENLPTNSNERPGLVHRIDKDTSGLLVVAKTEHAMSHLSNQFYDRTTERLYYALVWGNVEGEEGTIEGNIGRSLKNRLQMSVFPDGEHGKHAVTHYKVLERFSYVTLVQCKLETGRTHQIRAHFKHIGHTLFNDERYGGNAVLKGTTFTKYKQFVDNCFKVLPRQALHAKTLGFEHPTTGEFMRFNSEIPEDIVQCLEKWRTYTVNQKE
- a CDS encoding hotdog domain-containing protein; translation: MATLKQNTHLLASKKLVGSVISITKNNAKVSLQITQEMVVDTFNLAHGSFTFGLADYAAMVAINEPTVVLGKVDTKYLKPVVLNDELTAIAEVTETKGKKVTVIVKVTNQIKELVFEGDFTCFVLDHHILEK
- a CDS encoding D-alanine--D-alanine ligase, which produces MQNIAIIMGGYSSEVEISLKSGNVVFNNLNRDHYSPFRVHILKEKWVALDDNSTEYPINKHDFSTEINGKKITFDCVFNAIHGNPGENGVILAYFKLLGIKHTSAPFYQMALTFNKRDTLSVVKAYGIKTATSIYLNEGDTINEDAIFKKVGLPCFVKPNNAGSSFGISKVSKKEQLTEALKTAFKEDSEILIESFLDGTEVSIGVIEYEGKVKVLAPTEIVTENDFFDYEAKYLGKSQEITPARISEQKLQNVNAAAAHVYKVLGMKGFSRAEYIFIGDEPYFLEINTVPGLTTESLLPMQAKVAGISLTDLFGNAIEEALS